In Hippoglossus stenolepis isolate QCI-W04-F060 chromosome 20, HSTE1.2, whole genome shotgun sequence, the following are encoded in one genomic region:
- the ppp2r5a gene encoding serine/threonine-protein phosphatase 2A 56 kDa regulatory subunit alpha isoform — protein MSAISASEKVDGFTRKSVRKAQKQRKSQGSSQYRTQSAPVELSPLPQLKDAPSTEQQELFTQKLQQCCMLFDFFDSVMDLKSKEIKRATLNELVDYVSTNRGVLVESTYPEITNMICTNIFRTLPPSENPDFDPEEDEPTLEASWPHIQLVYEFLLRFLENPDFQPSIAKRYIDQKFVLQLLELFDSEDPRERDFLKTILHRIYGKFLGLRAFIRKQINNIFLKFIYETDHFNGVAELLEILGSIINGFALPLKAEHKQFLMKVLIPLHTAKGLALFHAQLAYCVVQFLEKDPTLTEPVIRGLLKFWPKTCSQKEVMFLGEIEEILDVIEPTQFIKIQEPLFKQISRCVANPHFQVAERALYFWNNEYILSLIEENIDRVLPIMFGSLYRISKEHWNPTIVALVYNVLKTLMEMNCTLFDELTSSYKADRQREKKKEQERDELWKKLDELRLSDSALVQNNSHGLQNNNNNNNNNNSNSSNNDDTEDKSAASAAAVPTDDKEPDVSVAANESTPCDK, from the exons ATGTCGGCCATCTCTGCATCCGAGAAGGTGGACGGGTTCACGCGAAAGTCCGTGAGGAAGGCCCAGAAGCAGAGGAAGTCCCAGGGCTCGTCTCAGTACCGCACCCAGAGCGCCCCGGTCGAGCTCTCCCCGCTGCCGCAGCTGAAAG ATGCCccctccacagagcagcaggaactGTTCACCcagaaactccagcagtgttgcATGCTCTTCGACTTCTTCGACTCTGTGATGGATCTGAAGAGCAAGGAGATAAAGAGGGCGACACTCAACGAGCTCGTGGACTATGTTTCCACCAACAGAGGCGTGCTGGTGGAGTCCACGTACCCAGAGATCACTAATATG atctgcaccaacattttccGGACTCTTCCCCCGAGTGAAAACCCTGATTTTGACCCAGAGGAGGATGAACCCACTCTAGAGGCTTCATGGCCTCACATACAA ctgGTCTACGAATTTCTGCTGCGCTTTCTAGAAAATCCAGACTTCCAGCCCAGCATTGCCAAGCGCTACATTGATCAGAAGTTTGTTCTGCAG CTCCTGGAGCTGTTTGACAGTGAGGACCCGAGGGAGAGGGACTTCCTGAAGACCATCCTTCATCGGATCTACGGAAAGTTCCTGGGGTTACGAGCCTTCATCAGAAAGCAGATCAACAATATTTTCTTGAA gtTCATCTATGAAACCGACCACTTCAACGGAGTCGCTGAGCTGCTGGAAATCCTGGGAAG TATCATCAACGGCTTTGCGTTGCCTCTGAAGGCAGAGCACAAACAGTTCCTGATGAAAGTGCTCATCCCGTTGCACACAGCTAAAGGACTGGCCCTTTTCCACGCACAA CTGGCCTACTGTGTGGTGCAGTTCCTGGAGAAGGATCCCACCCTCACTGAACCG GTGATCCGTGGCCTGCTGAAGTTTTGGCCTAAAACCTGCAGCCAAAAAGAG GTGATGTTTCTCGGTGAAATTGAGGAGATTCTGGACGTCATCGAGCCGACGCAATTCATCAAAATCCAGGAGCCGCTGTTCAAACAGATTTCTAGATGTGTGGCCAATCCACACTTTCAG GTAGCAGAGCGAGCGCTTTACTTCTGGAATAACGAGTACATCCTCAGCCTCATCGAAGAGAACATAGACAGGGTCCTCCCCATCATGTTCGGTAGCCTCTACAGAATCTCCAAAGAGCACTGGAACCC GACAATCGTAGCTCTGGTCTATAACGTGCTGAAGACGTTGATGGAGATGAACTGTACTCTGTTTGATGAGCTGACGTCCTCCTATAAAGCAGATAGACAACG ggagaagaagaaggagcaggagagggatgAGCTGTGGAAGAAGCTGGACGAGCTGAGACTCAGCGACAGCGCTCTGGTCCAGAACAACAGCCACGGGCTCcagaacaacaataacaacaacaacaacaacaatagcaACAGTAGTAATAACGATGACACCGAGGACAAGAGCGCCgcttctgctgctgccgtcCCCACAGACGACAAAGAGCCTGACGTCAGCGTGGCAGCCAATGAGAGCACTCCATGTGACAAATGA